One window of the Triticum dicoccoides isolate Atlit2015 ecotype Zavitan chromosome 3B, WEW_v2.0, whole genome shotgun sequence genome contains the following:
- the LOC119278662 gene encoding protein LONG AFTER FAR-RED 3-like translates to MAARGALLAAGAAALAAVAAVFLLPGPASRLPWPPRGRFADMILANATIYTADPARPFAAAMAVRAGRVLRVGTYDSLKEFKGRHTYELNLSGNVVLPGFIDSHVHLIDGGLQLARVPLRGVRSKDEFISRVQGAVRDKHPGEWVRGGGWNNDFWGGEFPIAAWLDDISPDNPVWLSRMDGHMGLANSLAMKIAGIDKNTNDPVGGTIVRTTEREPTGLLVDAAMKLVFDVVREDSVNERREALLRASRHALMRGVTTVVDVGSYFPGTSEEQTWQDLSDVYEWAHSMGKMMIRVCLFFPMPTWPRVSDLIHERGRSLSGWIHLGGVKAFLDGSLGSSSAWFYEPYEDAPGDYGLQLLDMDVLLNATLESDKSGLQVAIHAIGDKANDMLLDMFDKVVSLNGTKDRRFRIEHAQHLSPGAAKRFGEHGIIASVQPDHLLDDADSAGKKIGVERAERSSYLFRSLLAGGAHLAFGSDWPVSDIYPLQAIKTAMSRQLPGWEAPWIATERLPLDDSLKAHTISAAYACFLDHVVGSLAEGKYADFVVLPSTSWREFADDIPGHVLATYVNGKQAYP, encoded by the exons ATGGCCGCCCGGGGCGCtctcctcgccgccggcgccgcggcactggccgccgtcgccgccgtgttCCTCCTCCCCGGCCCCGCTTCCCGCCTCCCAT GGCCGCCGCGGGGACGCTTCGCCGACATGATTCTGGCCAACGCCACCATCTACACCGCCGACCCCGCCCGCCccttcgccgccgccatggccgtccGCGCCGGCCGCGTCCTCCGCGTCGGCACCTACGACTCCCTCAAG GAATTCAAGGGCCGCCACACGTATGAGTTGAATCTCAGTGGCAATGTGGTGCTCCCAGGATTCATCGACTCCCATGTGCACCTAATCGACGGTGGCCTGCAG CTGGCGAGGGTGCCGCTTCGAGGGGTTAGGAGCAAAGACGAGTTCATCAGCAGGGTGCAGGGAGCCGTCAGAG ATAAACATCCTGGCGAGTGGGTGCGCGGAGGAGGGTGGAACAATGATTTCTGGGGCGGTGAATTCCCCATTGCTGCTTGGTTAGACGATATATCTCCTGATAATCCA GTTTGGCTCTCACGCATGGATGGTCACATGGGACTAGCCAATTCACTAGCTATGAAGATTGCTGGGATTGACAAAAACACAAATGACCCAGTTGGTGGAACTATTGTAAGAACAACGGAAAGAG AGCCCACTGGTCTTCTGGTTGATGCTGCTATGAAGCTTGTATTTGATGTGGTTCGAGAAGACTCTGTAAATGAAAGGCGAGAGGCTCTCCTTAGAGCAAGTAGACACGCTCTAATGAGAGGGGTGACTACTGTTGTTGATGTTGGAAGTTATTTCCCTGGAACCTCAGAAGAGCAAACTTGGCAAGATCTTTCAG ATGTGTATGAATGGGCTCATTCTATGGGAAAGATGATGATCAGAGTCTGCTTATTCTTCCCAATGCCGACATGGCCTCGTGTTTCT GATCTTATTCATGAAAGAGGTCGATCTTTAAGTGGGTGGATTCATCTAGGTGGTGTGAAAGCTTTTCTTGATGGTTCTTTGGGTTCCTCAAGTGCATGGTTCTATGAG CCTTATGAGGATGCTCCTGGCGATTATGGTCTCCAATTGTTAGATATGGATGTTCTGCTGAATGCAACATTAGAATCAGACAAATCGGGACTTCAG GTTGCCATACATGCAATTGGAGATAAAGCTAACGATATGCTGCTAGATATGTTCGACAAGGTTGTTAGTTTGAATGGAACGAAGGACCGTAGGTTCCGG ATTGAGCATGCTCAGCATCTATCCCCAGGTGCAGCAAAGCGCTTCGGAGAGCATGGCATCATTGCATCTGTGCAG CCAGATCATTTGTTGGACGATGCCGACTCTGCTGGAAAGAAGATCGGGGTAGAACGAGCTGAGCGGAGCTCCTATTTATTTCGGTCACTATTGGCCGGTGGCGCACATCTGGCTTTTGGTTCTGATTGGCCT GTTTCAGATATTTACCCCTTGCAAGCGATTAAAACCGCGATGTCCCGCCAGCTGCCTGGATGGGAGGCGCCCTGGATCGCCACGGAGCGCTTGCCCCTAGACGACTCCTTGAAAGC GCACACGATATCTGCCGCCTACGCCTGCTTCCTGGACCATGTTGTGGGCAGCCTCGCCGAAGGGAAGTACGCCGATTTCGTGGTCCTGCCGTCCACCTCGTGGCGCGAGTTCGCCGACGACATCCCGGGGCACGTCCTGGCGACATATGTGAACGGCAAGCAGGCCTATCCGTAG